In Microbulbifer agarilyticus, the DNA window GGCCAAGCTTGCGGAAGTGCCGATGGATGCCGAGCTCACAGACGCCATCGACACCATGCACCGCATCAAGTCACGCGAAGCCCGCCGCCGGCAACTGCAGTTTATTGGCAAACTGATGCGCAATGCCGATGTAGAGGCAATCCGGGCCGTGCTGGAAAAGCACAAAGAGCAGGATCATCAACACCTGCGCTTTGACCGCATGGCGGAAGACTGGCGCCAGCGACTGCTGGAGCAAGGCAAAGATGCCCAGAGCGCCTTCTTTGACGCCTACCCCAGTGTAGACCACCAGCAGTTACGCGCCCTGATTCGCGAATCAAATAAAGAAATCGCCAATAAAAAAGCGCCCACCAATCAACGCAAACTGTTTCGCTACCTGCGCGATTTTTTTATGCAGAACGACTAACAGCCGGTCGCTCTCCAGCGCTTATCAATAGCGAGCACTTATCCACATTTCCGCACGCGGGCCCAGCGCCCGCATTCACCAGCGCCTTACCAAGGCCTCACCAGTACACTCGACAATTCCTGGGCAACGATTTCAATCACCCGCGGATTTTGTGGCACCCAGCGGTGCAAGCTGACCGGCACCTGGTAGGTTTCTCCCAGTGGCAGGCGGGAACTGGTGTAAGGCACGATGGTGGTATCGTAGGGCGTCCAGATGGAGACCGGCGCAGTGCACTCCAGTAATCCCGAATCGCTATTGAGGTCACCCAGGAAATCGCTGCCGATGCGCAGCTGACGCCCGCCTTTGTAGGGCAGGAAGTGCGCCCAGGCACTGCCAAAATGTGGGCTGGAGAGGGAAATAAATTTGTGTACCCTGTCCGCGCCACCCAAGCGCTGCAGGTAATAGCGCGCAACAATGCCTCCCATACTGAACCCCACCAGCGCACAGGTTTCCCCCTGACGGGTTACCTCTTCCACCAGATCGCGCAGCTGCAGGGCCATAGGCTCCATGCCGTGCCAACCACTGTTGGTTTTCAGTTTGACATTGTGCGTGGTGAATCCCGCCAAATTCAGGGCATGCTGCATCCTGAGCATCGAGTTGCCCCGGTCAAAGATGCCCGGAATCAGTATTGCTACGCGACTTTTTCGCACTTCCTCACCACCCACAGGTCAGCCAACCTACTGCTGCGTATCCCATAAGGTTAGAAGGCTGATGCTGTGAGCGAAAACAATTCGGGCCCGGGGATTCACATCCACGGGCCCGAAACTCAACCAATCAATGGTAATTGGCTACCGGCAAACGCTGTCAGCTAGCGCACGCCTCAGCCACCGGCAGAGGCTTTCCCGGCGAGGTATCTCCCGCAGGTTTTGGCAGCGGCTTGAACAGCACCAGCAGCAGCGGCAGCAGGGTCAGGGAGCCCAGCAGCGCCGCAGACATAGCCAGTGCAGTCAGCAGGCCAAAGTATATGGACGGTACAAACTTCGACAGCGCCAAAATCGAGAAACCGGCAATGATGGTAATCGCGGTGTAGAACATCGCCCGGCCAATGGTGGCATGACTGCGATGCATGGTCGCCACGTAATCGCCGTCTTTGGCAAACTCCTCGCGGAAGCGGTACAGGTAGTGAATCGCATGGTCCACGCCAATACCCACAGTAATGGCCGCAATGGTAATGGTCATCATATCCAGCGGAATATTCGCCAGCCCCATGCCCCCGAGCACCACACAGGCGGCGAGAATATTCGGTACCAGCGCAATTACGGCCAGAGACAGGGAGCGGAACAACACCAGGAACATCAACAGAATGCCGGCAAACACCGCACCCAGGGTGAGGATCTGCGACTTAAACAAGCTCTGCAGCATGTTGTTGTAGAGCACCAGCATGCCGGTCTGACGCACATTCTCCGGGGCCAATCCCATTTCGTCCTCGGCAAAGGTGTAAATACGCTGGATCAGCTCATCCCGGCGCAAGTTCGGGTCCGTCTCCATTACCCGCATGGTAATCCGGGCCTGCTGCTCCCGCGGGGACCAGTAAGGATTGACCAGAACCTGATTGATCTCTTCCGGCAAAGTCTGGCGTGCTACCGCCAGCTCAAAATCATTCAGGCCGCCGTCGTTCAGATCCTGCGCCACCTTGTACAGGGTCGCGAGCGATTGCACCTTGCCAATTTCCGGCTGCGCTTCAAGGAAGTCGTGCAGTTGCTCGATCTGGTTTAAACCGGCAACGGTAAACCAGTAGGCGTCCGGCGCCACTGCCTCGCCCTCGCTGGCAAAGGGGTCGTCCGCAGCGAACGGATCCTCGCTGGCAAACGGGTCTTCAGCGGCAAACGGATCACCGCCTGCTTCACCACCGACAGATTCATCCCCAGCTAACTCTTCTCCTCCGAAGTCGCTGCCAAAGGGATCTTCCTCACCCTCGAATGCGGGCGCGGAATCCTCGGGTTTATTCAACACGATATCCAGATTGATGGTGCCGCCGAGACGCTGGTCGATCACCAGCATGCCCTGGTGGATTTCCGTCGAGTCATCAAAGTAATCGATAAACCGGTTTTCAACTTTCAGGCGGGAGATACCCACGGCACTGATGATGGCCGCCAGCACGGCAACCCCTAGCACTACCGCCTTGTGGTGCTCCGCAAAGCGGGAAAACACCTGGGTAAACGCGTGTGAATTGTCTCTGCCCAATGCACCGTCCTGCTTTTTCAGCAGCATCAGGCTGGCGGGGATAATCAGGAAGGACAGCACCAGTGCCAAGGTCACACCGATGCTCATCATCCAGCCGAAATCAATCACCGGACGAATACCACTCACCACTAACGAGATAAATGCAACCATGGTGGTCAGGCCCGTATACAGGCACGGTTTGGCCATAAACGCGACGGTGGCGGAGGCCAGCTGGAAGCGATCCCACTCCGGATGCTCGGCAAAATATTCCCGGTAGCGCACCGCCAGATGGATGGTAATCGCCAGCGTGATGATCAACAGCAGAGCAACAAAGTTGGCGGAAATCACGGTCATCCGCCAGTCGAGCCAGGACAGCAAGCCCAGCATTACCACAGCGGTGGTGACACAGGTAATCAGCGGCAGGATTACCCAGCGCGGCTGGCGGAAAATAAGCAGCAGGGTCACC includes these proteins:
- the yjgA gene encoding ribosome biogenesis factor YjgA codes for the protein MHNSDDFDSHDEFDEDLPKSKTQLKQEMHELQTLGKQLTELNAAKLAEVPMDAELTDAIDTMHRIKSREARRRQLQFIGKLMRNADVEAIRAVLEKHKEQDHQHLRFDRMAEDWRQRLLEQGKDAQSAFFDAYPSVDHQQLRALIRESNKEIANKKAPTNQRKLFRYLRDFFMQND
- a CDS encoding alpha/beta fold hydrolase yields the protein MRKSRVAILIPGIFDRGNSMLRMQHALNLAGFTTHNVKLKTNSGWHGMEPMALQLRDLVEEVTRQGETCALVGFSMGGIVARYYLQRLGGADRVHKFISLSSPHFGSAWAHFLPYKGGRQLRIGSDFLGDLNSDSGLLECTAPVSIWTPYDTTIVPYTSSRLPLGETYQVPVSLHRWVPQNPRVIEIVAQELSSVLVRPW
- a CDS encoding efflux RND transporter permease subunit; protein product: MLLGLKTWYEKLVLGHPKTVLALVALLTIAAAAGLPRFKLDASADSLTLETDDSLDFFREISERYNSGDFLVVTYRYKGGDLFSDESLATMRRLQDELAMVQGVTTVQSILNVPLLYSPKLPISEVADGIRTLSSPGVDRGMVRTEFLESPIYKELILSPDGETTAMMLNLELDKEGLDLVRERDALRRLRNSDGLNLEQAERLEVVTTDYLKHRTAQEAQARERVQEVREILTHYDDQAELFLGGLTMITSDMIAFIQSDLMVFGAGILIFIVVTLLLIFRQPRWVILPLITCVTTAVVMLGLLSWLDWRMTVISANFVALLLIITLAITIHLAVRYREYFAEHPEWDRFQLASATVAFMAKPCLYTGLTTMVAFISLVVSGIRPVIDFGWMMSIGVTLALVLSFLIIPASLMLLKKQDGALGRDNSHAFTQVFSRFAEHHKAVVLGVAVLAAIISAVGISRLKVENRFIDYFDDSTEIHQGMLVIDQRLGGTINLDIVLNKPEDSAPAFEGEEDPFGSDFGGEELAGDESVGGEAGGDPFAAEDPFASEDPFAADDPFASEGEAVAPDAYWFTVAGLNQIEQLHDFLEAQPEIGKVQSLATLYKVAQDLNDGGLNDFELAVARQTLPEEINQVLVNPYWSPREQQARITMRVMETDPNLRRDELIQRIYTFAEDEMGLAPENVRQTGMLVLYNNMLQSLFKSQILTLGAVFAGILLMFLVLFRSLSLAVIALVPNILAACVVLGGMGLANIPLDMMTITIAAITVGIGVDHAIHYLYRFREEFAKDGDYVATMHRSHATIGRAMFYTAITIIAGFSILALSKFVPSIYFGLLTALAMSAALLGSLTLLPLLLVLFKPLPKPAGDTSPGKPLPVAEACAS